The Halarchaeum grantii genome contains a region encoding:
- a CDS encoding geranylgeranyl reductase family protein, with the protein MSTHEFDFVVVGAGTSGCYAAATAAAAGYDVVVVERKDEQEAGHIACGDALKGAANFPAAIPKSKLEPAFTNIDVDHGRFEIPQEDTVLEIPIPGELAVIDRWKYGQLIIEGAKEQGAEFHYDTVVQDVEQDRSGRVTGVTAERKGEDVAYEADIVVDAAGSLSLLQDKTDFSESTFDTNVDYSQFCSAYREIVEVPEEVEWQDALVFKPTKRAAGYLWYFPRTGTEINAGLGFQMNEEPMHMIEDLKDDLRNREEFEGAEVKDKLGAALPTRRPYDSAVHPGYVAVGDAAGHVNPTTGGGIAGAAYAGKYAAEAAMAGIEDGDLSEDALWEYNERVMDHFGARYAALDVYNILSTGVDVDDLMSLLANLPGEQLSEALYAGSASFGPALAAKVAVKSFGHWGQIYQMYQTKQAADRLLAHYEDYPNSPAELERWQAQRDDIMEDVYEVTGADPKY; encoded by the coding sequence ATGAGTACCCACGAGTTCGACTTCGTCGTCGTCGGCGCCGGCACCTCCGGTTGTTACGCCGCCGCCACCGCCGCCGCGGCCGGCTACGACGTCGTCGTCGTCGAACGAAAGGACGAGCAGGAGGCGGGCCACATCGCCTGCGGCGACGCCCTCAAGGGCGCCGCGAACTTCCCCGCCGCCATCCCGAAGTCCAAGCTCGAACCCGCCTTCACCAACATCGACGTCGACCACGGGCGCTTCGAGATCCCCCAAGAGGACACCGTCCTCGAGATTCCGATTCCCGGCGAGCTCGCCGTCATCGACCGCTGGAAGTACGGTCAGCTCATCATCGAGGGCGCGAAGGAACAGGGCGCCGAGTTCCACTACGACACCGTCGTGCAGGACGTCGAGCAGGACCGCTCGGGTCGGGTCACCGGCGTCACCGCCGAACGCAAGGGCGAGGACGTGGCGTACGAGGCCGACATCGTCGTCGACGCCGCCGGCTCGCTCTCGCTCCTCCAGGACAAGACGGACTTCAGCGAGTCGACCTTCGACACGAACGTCGACTACTCGCAGTTCTGCTCGGCCTACCGCGAGATCGTCGAGGTCCCCGAGGAAGTCGAGTGGCAGGACGCGCTCGTCTTCAAGCCCACCAAGCGGGCCGCGGGGTACCTCTGGTACTTCCCGCGCACCGGCACCGAGATCAACGCCGGCCTCGGCTTCCAGATGAACGAGGAGCCGATGCACATGATCGAGGACCTCAAGGACGACCTCCGCAACCGCGAGGAGTTCGAGGGCGCCGAGGTGAAGGACAAACTCGGCGCCGCCCTCCCGACACGGCGTCCCTACGACTCCGCCGTCCACCCCGGCTACGTCGCCGTCGGCGACGCCGCCGGCCACGTCAACCCCACGACCGGCGGCGGCATCGCGGGCGCCGCCTACGCCGGCAAGTACGCCGCCGAAGCCGCGATGGCGGGCATCGAGGACGGCGACCTCTCCGAGGACGCCCTCTGGGAGTACAACGAGCGCGTCATGGACCACTTCGGCGCGCGCTACGCCGCCCTCGACGTCTACAACATCCTCTCCACGGGCGTCGACGTCGACGACCTCATGAGCCTGCTGGCGAACCTCCCGGGCGAACAGCTCAGCGAGGCCCTCTACGCCGGGAGCGCGAGCTTCGGGCCCGCGCTCGCCGCCAAGGTCGCGGTCAAGAGCTTCGGCCACTGGGGCCAGATCTACCAGATGTACCAGACGAAGCAGGCCGCCGACCGCCTCCTCGCGCACTACGAGGACTACCCGAACTCCCCCGCCGAACTCGAACGCTGGCAGGCCCAGCGCGACGACATCATGGAGGACGTCTACGAGGTCACCGGGGCCGACCCGAAGTACTGA
- a CDS encoding 2Fe-2S iron-sulfur cluster-binding protein: MTEHTVEFVGREETIQVSETETILTACLREGIAQEYSCRVGMCLACSAEIVEGDVAQPAARGLSEEEAEEYCLTCMARPLSDLTLDRGKYPPSIETEAVDAAGPVTADDD; this comes from the coding sequence ATGACCGAACACACCGTCGAGTTCGTCGGCCGCGAGGAGACCATTCAGGTCTCCGAGACGGAGACCATCCTGACGGCCTGTCTGCGCGAGGGCATCGCACAGGAGTACTCCTGTCGCGTCGGGATGTGTCTGGCGTGCTCCGCCGAGATCGTCGAGGGCGACGTGGCGCAGCCGGCGGCGCGCGGACTCAGCGAGGAAGAGGCCGAAGAGTACTGTCTGACGTGTATGGCGCGCCCGCTCTCCGACCTGACGCTCGACCGCGGGAAGTACCCGCCGAGCATCGAGACGGAGGCGGTGGACGCCGCCGGTCCCGTGACGGCGGACGACGACTGA
- a CDS encoding phosphate signaling complex PhoU family protein: MERRKVQVTGGSTFTVSIPKDWAREHDVEAGDEIAFHPDSGSLLLSPVSGDEAERGAFDISGMEGDALTRTVMTMYVSGFDVLVLEADRITSAQRRVVRNATQGLVGLEVLEETGDRIVVQDLLDSSELSIHNAVRRMRLIALSMLDDAVTALCENDHDMAEDVIERDDDVDRLWFVVSRIFRGALRSPRTAQEIGVSRETCFDYHSSARQLERIGDHAAKIANVALELDEAVPAEAAEALADLHADAADIVDTAMEALFTDDREDATDLANQAHTSVLDIDEHARALDDILRDLEPHEAQHLGLVVDSLSRCADYGGNVAETALQKAAPAPDL, from the coding sequence ATGGAACGCCGCAAGGTGCAGGTCACCGGTGGCTCGACGTTCACCGTCTCCATTCCGAAGGACTGGGCGCGCGAACACGATGTGGAAGCCGGCGACGAAATCGCCTTCCACCCGGACAGCGGGTCGTTACTGCTCTCGCCCGTCTCCGGCGACGAGGCCGAGCGCGGCGCGTTCGACATCTCCGGCATGGAGGGTGACGCGCTCACGCGTACCGTGATGACGATGTACGTCAGCGGCTTCGACGTCCTCGTCCTCGAGGCCGACCGCATCACGTCCGCACAGCGACGCGTCGTCCGCAACGCCACGCAGGGCCTCGTCGGCCTCGAGGTCCTGGAGGAGACCGGCGACCGCATCGTCGTTCAGGACCTGCTTGACTCCAGCGAGCTCTCCATCCACAACGCCGTCCGACGGATGCGCCTCATCGCCCTCTCGATGCTCGACGACGCCGTCACCGCGCTCTGCGAGAACGACCACGACATGGCCGAGGACGTCATCGAACGTGACGACGACGTCGACCGTCTCTGGTTCGTCGTCTCGCGCATCTTCCGGGGCGCCCTGCGCTCCCCCCGTACCGCCCAGGAGATCGGCGTCTCGCGCGAGACCTGCTTCGACTACCACTCGAGCGCGCGCCAGCTCGAACGTATCGGCGACCACGCCGCGAAGATCGCGAACGTCGCGCTCGAACTCGACGAGGCAGTCCCCGCAGAGGCCGCCGAGGCGCTCGCCGACCTCCACGCGGACGCCGCCGACATCGTCGACACCGCCATGGAGGCGCTGTTCACCGACGACCGCGAGGACGCCACCGACCTCGCGAATCAGGCGCACACGTCCGTCCTCGACATCGACGAGCACGCCCGCGCGCTCGACGACATCCTCCGCGACCTCGAACCCCACGAGGCCCAGCACCTCGGCCTCGTCGTCGACTCGCTCTCCCGCTGTGCCGACTACGGCGGGAACGTCGCCGAGACCGCCCTTCAGAAGGCCGCGCCCGCGCCCGACCTCTGA
- a CDS encoding PstS family phosphate ABC transporter substrate-binding protein — MARTSGSNTVSRRKVLSGVGIAGLGALAGCTGGQSGGEPDGETSTDSGESSPSTLRAGGSSTVYPIANTAASYWTANAPASDAEYWGPEKYGIDTDQNLADYWAGRYGFEPGDSGVPFSVAVGLSHSGTGIEKLRKGQLDLGNSSAPVSAELPDATEAELAEFTDHVVGVDAQPIVVSQEIYDAGVTEITIEELRAIYRGEITNWSELGGPDSTIQAVGRAEGSGTDTAFRVNVLGGADASMDGVDLRKGENQQVKTVVSSSNNAIAYMALAFVEPDGGVPPIGLEIDGTTYEYGRNLADEDYPLARDLHMYSYGGTSEQEAAFLDMIISDFGQQNFVEPNNYVPLTDERQEAEREKLPDPN, encoded by the coding sequence ATGGCACGGACGAGCGGTTCCAACACGGTCTCGCGCAGGAAGGTTCTCTCCGGTGTCGGCATCGCCGGCCTCGGCGCGCTCGCCGGCTGTACGGGCGGGCAGTCCGGGGGCGAACCGGACGGCGAGACGAGCACCGACTCGGGCGAGTCGAGCCCGTCGACCCTCCGGGCGGGTGGGTCCTCGACGGTCTACCCGATCGCGAACACGGCCGCGTCCTACTGGACGGCCAACGCCCCCGCCTCCGACGCGGAGTACTGGGGGCCCGAGAAGTACGGCATCGACACCGACCAAAACCTCGCCGACTACTGGGCGGGCCGCTACGGCTTCGAGCCGGGGGACTCCGGCGTCCCCTTCTCCGTCGCGGTCGGGCTGAGTCACTCGGGGACTGGCATCGAGAAGCTCCGGAAGGGCCAACTCGACCTCGGCAACTCGAGCGCGCCCGTCTCCGCCGAACTCCCCGACGCCACCGAGGCGGAACTCGCTGAGTTCACCGACCACGTCGTCGGCGTCGACGCCCAGCCCATCGTCGTCTCACAGGAAATCTACGACGCCGGCGTCACCGAAATCACTATCGAGGAGCTGCGCGCGATCTATCGCGGCGAGATCACGAACTGGTCCGAGCTCGGCGGCCCGGACTCGACGATTCAGGCGGTCGGGCGCGCGGAGGGCTCCGGGACCGACACCGCGTTCCGAGTGAACGTTCTCGGCGGCGCGGACGCGTCGATGGACGGCGTCGACCTCCGGAAAGGCGAGAACCAACAGGTCAAGACCGTCGTCTCCAGTTCGAACAACGCCATCGCGTACATGGCGCTCGCGTTCGTCGAGCCGGACGGCGGCGTGCCGCCCATCGGCCTCGAAATCGACGGGACGACCTACGAGTACGGTCGGAACCTCGCGGACGAGGACTACCCGCTCGCGCGCGACCTCCACATGTACTCCTACGGCGGCACCTCCGAGCAGGAGGCCGCCTTCCTCGACATGATCATCAGCGACTTCGGACAGCAGAACTTCGTCGAGCCCAACAACTACGTCCCGCTGACGGACGAGCGGCAGGAAGCGGAGCGCGAGAAGCTCCCGGACCCGAACTGA
- a CDS encoding PstS family phosphate ABC transporter substrate-binding protein, translated as MTDEPVSRRAVLAGGVGLAASFAGCISTSKTPPGSGGSATDSTSSSGDGGDGPGILKSGGSSTVYPIANNAQAYWNANRPASDTEYWGPEKYGIDTDQNLADYWGGLYGFDNGNGGDAPFPATVTLSHSGTGIEKLRKGQLDLGNSSAPVSAELPDATEAELAEFTDHVVGVDAQPIVVSQEIYDAGVTKITAETLKAIYTGEITNWSEVPDYEGPEKSIQVIGRAEGSGTDTAFRLNLFGDPNAPISGVDLRKGENQQVKTVVSSSNNAIAYMALAFVDDSVPAITLVFDGKEFIPGENLADKDYPLSRDLHMYTYDGTSKQEAAFLRMIISDYGQQNFVKPTGYAALTDERQQNQLSKLPDTQ; from the coding sequence ATGACCGACGAGCCGGTTTCTCGGCGTGCGGTCCTCGCGGGTGGGGTAGGACTCGCGGCATCGTTCGCTGGTTGTATCAGTACGAGTAAGACACCGCCGGGGAGCGGTGGGTCAGCTACCGACTCGACGTCGTCGAGCGGCGACGGGGGCGACGGCCCCGGGATCCTGAAGTCGGGTGGGTCCTCGACGGTCTACCCGATCGCGAACAACGCGCAGGCGTACTGGAACGCCAACCGCCCCGCCTCCGACACGGAGTACTGGGGGCCCGAGAAGTACGGCATCGACACCGACCAGAACCTCGCCGACTACTGGGGCGGCCTCTACGGCTTCGATAACGGGAACGGGGGCGACGCCCCCTTCCCCGCGACCGTCACCCTCAGTCACTCGGGGACGGGTATCGAGAAGCTCCGGAAGGGCCAACTCGATCTCGGCAACTCGAGCGCGCCCGTCTCCGCCGAACTCCCCGACGCCACCGAGGCGGAACTCGCTGAGTTCACCGATCACGTCGTCGGCGTCGACGCCCAGCCCATCGTCGTCTCACAGGAAATCTACGACGCCGGCGTCACGAAGATCACCGCCGAGACGCTGAAGGCGATCTACACCGGCGAGATCACGAACTGGAGCGAGGTCCCCGACTACGAGGGGCCCGAGAAGTCCATCCAGGTGATCGGGCGCGCGGAGGGCTCCGGGACCGACACCGCGTTCCGACTGAACCTCTTCGGCGACCCGAACGCCCCGATTTCCGGCGTCGACCTCCGGAAGGGCGAGAACCAACAGGTCAAGACCGTCGTCTCCAGTTCGAACAACGCCATCGCGTACATGGCGCTCGCGTTCGTCGACGACTCCGTCCCCGCCATCACGCTCGTCTTCGACGGGAAGGAGTTCATTCCCGGTGAGAACCTCGCGGACAAGGACTACCCGCTCTCCCGGGACCTCCACATGTACACCTACGACGGCACCTCCAAGCAGGAGGCCGCCTTCCTCCGCATGATCATCAGCGACTACGGGCAGCAGAACTTCGTGAAGCCGACGGGCTACGCCGCGCTCACGGACGAACGACAGCAGAACCAACTCTCGAAGCTCCCGGACACCCAATGA
- the pstC gene encoding phosphate ABC transporter permease subunit PstC, producing the protein MSAIDDTRPGRFERLDEGTRRIGVGSALTIVATIAAFLVLPAATIFPLLGFLAVVGYGWWRYQEATAKVVMSLMTASTVIILGLITVYLLWQSLPVLEQMGLSLFTRVGDTMWSPNTGVFSLVPMMWGTLLTTIIAMCVAGPLGIAGALFTSEMAPRWAREIIKPAIEVLAGIPSIVYGFLGFVIVNDYMMRELSLPIYGSLFGAGVVIGLMALPTIVSVAEDALDAVPDEMKDGSVALGATGWQTITDVTIPSAFSGISAAVILGVGRALGETMAVTVMLAHTQTLPDPLYDVFGAGGQETLTSLIASQYGIASGDHMSALFAAGVVLFITVLTLSIGSQVVEARMREKLGGEA; encoded by the coding sequence ATGAGCGCGATCGACGACACACGCCCCGGGCGGTTCGAGCGCCTCGACGAGGGGACGCGCCGCATCGGCGTCGGAAGCGCCCTCACGATCGTCGCGACCATCGCGGCGTTCCTCGTCCTCCCCGCCGCGACCATCTTCCCGCTCCTCGGGTTCCTCGCCGTCGTCGGCTACGGCTGGTGGCGCTATCAGGAGGCCACCGCGAAGGTCGTGATGTCGCTGATGACCGCCTCCACGGTGATCATCCTCGGCCTCATCACCGTCTACCTGCTCTGGCAGTCCCTCCCCGTCCTCGAACAGATGGGACTCAGTCTCTTCACGCGCGTCGGCGACACCATGTGGTCGCCGAACACCGGCGTCTTCTCGCTCGTCCCGATGATGTGGGGCACCCTCCTCACGACCATCATCGCGATGTGCGTCGCCGGCCCGCTCGGCATCGCGGGCGCGCTCTTCACGAGCGAGATGGCGCCCCGGTGGGCGCGCGAGATCATCAAGCCCGCGATCGAGGTGCTCGCCGGCATCCCCTCCATCGTCTACGGCTTCCTCGGTTTCGTCATCGTCAACGACTACATGATGCGCGAGCTCTCCCTCCCGATCTACGGCAGCCTCTTCGGCGCGGGCGTCGTCATCGGCCTGATGGCGCTCCCGACCATCGTCTCCGTCGCCGAGGACGCGCTCGACGCCGTCCCCGACGAGATGAAGGACGGCTCCGTCGCGCTCGGCGCGACCGGCTGGCAGACCATCACGGACGTCACGATCCCCTCCGCGTTCTCCGGCATCTCCGCCGCCGTCATCCTCGGCGTCGGGCGCGCGCTCGGCGAGACCATGGCTGTCACGGTCATGCTCGCGCACACGCAGACGCTCCCCGACCCGCTCTACGACGTCTTCGGAGCGGGGGGACAGGAGACGCTCACCAGCCTCATCGCCAGCCAGTACGGCATCGCTTCGGGCGACCACATGAGCGCGCTCTTCGCCGCCGGCGTCGTGCTCTTCATCACCGTCCTCACGCTCAGCATCGGCTCACAGGTGGTCGAGGCGCGCATGCGCGAGAAGCTCGGAGGTGAAGCATGA
- the pstA gene encoding phosphate ABC transporter permease PstA — translation MSTQNELVKEGNSTLDVAALVLSGGALVGALVGALALFEVFAITDAVAGLSVARWFGVLLAALGLGTLGVGAASRSGLVRSEPDRTAGPVAGAVFGLVGFVVGGLVASQTLGLGTLWPVVAVLVAAVTVVATVYPRGDVGATLPSGLLALLAGTVVAGGVVAPGWSWTPIEGSFTLNADIAVPLLAIAIGFLVAWMASRAYGGFGTHGKQSGAYLLVSASAAGMLLLLVLLVSYIVVRGWAPMTEGVKWGLFWANWTYFYVPPIDRYVIIDGPVLWFHWPFVMNGYALLNDVNGIMPAVVGTVWLVLGAVLFAVPLGVGAAVFLTEYAGQSRFTALVEVSTNGLWSTPSIVYGLFGWAFLVPRLGNNQSILAGQLVLGFMLLPLVIITSREALMSVPDAYRDASAALGVGQWETIKSVVLPAAMPGVTTGVILGVGRIAGETAPILLVAAGAPFPSDAPNVLSSFQLSTAPPFVTNDALLQATSALPYQLYAVITAGVNENAGLAWGTALVLLLVVLSFYAIGIASRIYFRKRLEA, via the coding sequence ATGAGCACGCAGAACGAACTCGTCAAGGAGGGGAACTCCACGCTCGACGTCGCGGCGCTCGTCCTCTCCGGCGGCGCGCTCGTCGGTGCTCTGGTCGGCGCGCTCGCGCTCTTCGAGGTGTTCGCCATCACGGACGCCGTCGCCGGGCTTTCGGTCGCGCGCTGGTTCGGCGTGCTGCTCGCCGCGCTCGGCCTCGGCACGCTCGGCGTCGGCGCCGCTTCGCGGAGCGGCCTCGTGCGCTCCGAGCCCGACCGGACCGCCGGCCCGGTCGCCGGCGCCGTCTTCGGGCTCGTCGGCTTCGTCGTCGGCGGTCTCGTCGCCTCGCAGACGCTCGGCCTCGGCACGCTCTGGCCGGTCGTCGCCGTGCTCGTCGCCGCCGTCACCGTCGTCGCGACCGTCTACCCGCGCGGCGACGTCGGCGCGACGCTGCCGAGCGGCCTGCTCGCGCTCCTCGCGGGCACGGTCGTCGCCGGCGGCGTCGTCGCGCCCGGCTGGTCGTGGACGCCGATCGAGGGCTCGTTCACGCTGAACGCCGACATCGCGGTTCCGCTGCTCGCCATCGCCATCGGCTTCCTCGTCGCGTGGATGGCCTCGCGCGCCTACGGCGGCTTCGGCACGCACGGCAAGCAGTCCGGCGCCTACCTGCTCGTCTCCGCGAGCGCCGCCGGCATGCTCCTCCTGCTCGTCCTCCTCGTCTCCTACATCGTCGTTCGCGGCTGGGCGCCGATGACCGAGGGGGTCAAGTGGGGGCTCTTCTGGGCGAACTGGACGTACTTCTACGTCCCGCCGATCGACCGCTACGTCATCATCGACGGGCCCGTCCTCTGGTTCCACTGGCCGTTCGTGATGAACGGCTACGCGCTGTTGAACGACGTCAACGGCATCATGCCGGCGGTCGTCGGCACCGTCTGGCTCGTCCTCGGCGCCGTCCTCTTCGCGGTGCCGCTGGGCGTCGGTGCCGCCGTCTTCCTCACCGAGTACGCCGGCCAGTCCCGCTTCACCGCGCTCGTCGAGGTCTCCACGAACGGCCTCTGGAGCACGCCGAGCATCGTCTACGGCCTCTTCGGGTGGGCGTTCCTCGTCCCGCGGCTCGGGAACAACCAGTCCATCCTCGCCGGTCAGCTCGTCCTCGGGTTCATGCTCCTCCCGCTCGTCATCATCACGAGCCGCGAGGCGCTGATGAGCGTCCCCGACGCCTACCGGGACGCGAGCGCCGCGCTCGGCGTCGGCCAGTGGGAGACCATCAAGAGCGTCGTCCTCCCCGCCGCGATGCCCGGCGTCACCACCGGCGTCATCCTCGGCGTCGGACGCATCGCCGGCGAGACCGCGCCCATCCTGCTCGTCGCCGCCGGCGCGCCCTTCCCCAGCGACGCTCCGAACGTCCTCTCCTCCTTCCAGCTCTCGACGGCGCCGCCATTCGTCACGAACGACGCGCTCCTGCAGGCGACGAGCGCACTCCCCTACCAGCTCTACGCCGTCATCACCGCCGGCGTCAACGAGAACGCCGGCCTCGCGTGGGGGACCGCACTCGTCCTCCTGCTCGTCGTCCTCTCGTTCTACGCGATCGGTATCGCCTCGCGAATCTACTTCCGCAAGCGCCTGGAGGCCTAA
- the pstB gene encoding phosphate ABC transporter ATP-binding protein PstB, whose product MSEHIVNDTDTTEEQPASTTTAGESVEEVDPEWTEYDFEGEAKFTVEDLNVWYGDDHALTDISMEIPENSVTALIGPSGCGKSTFLRCLNRMNDRIKAARVEGSVRLDGDEIYQDGVDLVELRKRVGQVFQSPNPFPKSIRDNIAYGPRKHGDIQTGLLSRLLGGDDQEKEDELVERCLRGAALWEEVSDRLDDNALGLSGGQQQRLCIARALAVDPDVILMDEPASALDPIATSKIEDLVEDLAEDYTVVIVTHNMQQAARISDQTAVFLTGGELVEYGDTDQIFENPRSQRVEDYITGKFG is encoded by the coding sequence ATGAGCGAACACATCGTCAACGACACCGACACCACGGAGGAACAGCCCGCGAGCACCACCACGGCCGGCGAGAGCGTAGAGGAGGTCGACCCGGAGTGGACGGAGTACGACTTCGAGGGTGAAGCGAAGTTCACCGTCGAGGACCTGAACGTCTGGTACGGGGACGACCACGCGCTCACCGACATCTCCATGGAGATCCCCGAAAACTCCGTGACCGCGCTCATCGGTCCCTCCGGCTGTGGGAAGTCCACCTTCCTCCGGTGCCTCAACCGCATGAACGACCGCATCAAGGCCGCCCGCGTTGAGGGCTCCGTCCGACTCGACGGCGACGAGATCTATCAGGACGGCGTCGACCTCGTGGAGCTGCGAAAGCGCGTCGGGCAGGTGTTCCAGTCGCCGAACCCGTTCCCGAAATCCATCCGCGACAACATCGCCTACGGCCCGCGCAAGCACGGCGACATCCAGACCGGCCTGCTCTCGCGTCTCCTCGGCGGCGACGACCAAGAGAAGGAGGACGAGCTGGTGGAGCGATGCCTGCGTGGGGCGGCGCTCTGGGAGGAGGTGAGCGACCGCTTGGACGACAACGCGCTCGGGCTCTCCGGTGGACAACAGCAGCGCCTCTGCATCGCGCGCGCCCTCGCCGTCGACCCCGACGTCATCCTCATGGACGAACCCGCCAGCGCCCTCGACCCCATCGCCACCTCCAAAATCGAGGACCTCGTCGAGGACCTCGCCGAGGATTACACCGTCGTCATCGTCACTCACAACATGCAGCAGGCCGCCCGCATCAGCGACCAAACCGCCGTCTTCCTCACCGGCGGCGAACTCGTCGAGTACGGCGACACCGACCAGATCTTCGAAAACCCACGCAGCCAGCGCGTCGAAGACTACATCACCGGCAAGTTCGGATAA
- the phoU gene encoding phosphate signaling complex protein PhoU — MPRESYQAQLETMQEDVLYMSEVVVDRLRSALAAMEQKDEQAARDLIAGDDEVNDLYLELEQECIDLLALQQPVAGDLRLIASSFKIITDLERVGDLAVNLGEYTLDSQQDMFPEVDINTIGDHTVEMLQDAMAAYEARDPEACYAIAERDDELDALCEQASQTIVRELIETELDPEDSDEHVEELMQDVSRMLLTVRDLERVGDHAVNIAARTLYMVENDEELIY, encoded by the coding sequence ATGCCACGCGAAAGCTACCAAGCACAACTCGAGACGATGCAGGAGGACGTCCTCTACATGAGCGAGGTCGTCGTCGACCGCCTCCGGAGCGCGCTCGCCGCGATGGAGCAGAAGGACGAGCAGGCCGCCCGCGACCTCATCGCGGGCGACGACGAGGTCAACGACCTCTACCTCGAGCTCGAACAGGAGTGCATCGACCTCCTCGCCCTCCAACAGCCCGTCGCCGGCGACCTCCGCCTCATCGCCTCCTCGTTCAAGATCATCACCGACCTCGAACGCGTCGGCGACCTCGCCGTCAACCTCGGCGAGTACACCCTCGACTCCCAACAGGACATGTTCCCCGAGGTCGACATCAACACCATCGGCGACCACACCGTCGAGATGCTGCAGGACGCCATGGCCGCCTACGAGGCGCGCGACCCCGAGGCCTGCTACGCCATCGCCGAGCGCGACGACGAACTCGACGCGCTCTGCGAGCAGGCCTCCCAGACCATCGTCCGCGAGCTCATCGAGACCGAGCTCGACCCCGAGGACTCCGACGAGCACGTCGAGGAACTCATGCAGGACGTCTCCCGCATGCTCCTGACGGTGCGCGACCTCGAACGCGTCGGCGATCACGCGGTGAACATCGCCGCGCGCACCCTCTACATGGTCGAGAACGACGAAGAGCTCATCTACTAA